Below is a window of Edaphobacter dinghuensis DNA.
GATCACCCGCCGGGGAAGCAACGACGATATAGTCGCTGCCGTAGACGCGTGCGTTAGTCGCTGAGGGAGCGAGCATCGGCTCCAGGAGCACGAGGAAGCGGCGGCCGTCGTAGCTGCTGACGGGGACGTGAAGGTAGATATCGGTATTAAGCACCATGCGCGTGAGCGGATCGTGAACGATCCTGAGGAGCGCTTCGTACTGGGGCCGGTGCTCGATCCAGATGGTGTGGAGATTGATATCGGTAGCGAACTTGCGCAGAAGAGGAAGGATGTTGACGACCTGGGTGGAGTCGGGAGGGAGCTGGGTCTCGTCGACGGTCGGCGAGAGCTCGGGCGGCTGAGAGAGGTAGAGCGCGAGCGAGATGTACTGGGCAAGGTTGAGACGGCTGTCGGCGAGGGTATGGCTGCGAACGTAGGCGCAGAGAGCATCGCGGCTGTTGCGAGCATCAGCTGAGGTGGTGAGAACGGAGTTGATCTCATTGCGGATCGCCAGTCGAACCGGACTCGATCCGGCGAGATCGGCGTCGTAGCCGCAGACGTTGAGACCGACAGCGATGTCGAAGAGCGGTTCGCTGGTCTCGAGCGTGACGGAAGCTCCGGCGGCTTCGGGCTGGGCGATGCGCGGGGGAGCGCTGGTCGATTCCTGTGCGGGATTGCTGCTACTGCTCGAAGAAGAGGAGGAAGAGGACTGCGCCGGTGCTGTAGCAACTAGGACAATGCCCATGCTGAGAATGGCAGCGGCTCGGAGCAGCTTCGGCCACGCGGTGAACGGCTGATGGCAGGACGACGATGGGGTAAAAGACAGTGTGATTAAAGATGACACGATAGATTCGACGCTCCCATGGAGTTTAGGGGAGCCAACATACAGGTTGCAACCTTCGCACCGGGCTGTGGGCTTGATTGTGAGGCTGAAGCTGGACTTAGCCGCGGACGGAGACACCGGCAAAGGTAAGCACGACCCTACCCCGAACCGGGGAGCCAAAGACGCTGGCCGGCTGGAAGACGCTCATCACGAGTTGATCGACAACCTGGTTCTTTACCGTTGCATCCACCGGACCGGAGACGATGTTGTAGTCATAGACGCGGCCCTCCTCGTTGACATAAGCCTCAACGACGATAGGAACATCGTGGTTGGTAGTGATGGCATGAGGGCTAACTGCCGAGTAAAGATAGTGGGGTACTGTAATAGCGCCGAGCGGCTCGTCGTTGGCCATGACGGGTTCGGGCGCGGCCACCATGCCGAGCAGCAGCATAATGCCTCCGACCAGCACGACCGATCCGGCAAATCCGGCAGAGGCCTGTACGAGCAACGGCCGAAGCGTGTTCTCCCACTTGAGGCTGAAGCTATCCTTCCAACTTGATTTCATGGCTGCGCGCTCGTGCGAGATGGCGAGGCGCAGCTTCATGCCGAGATCGGCGGGAGCTTTGGCCGGACCAAGCATCGAGAGCGATTGTTGCATGGCGCGCAGATCATCGAACTCGCGCTTGCAATCGTCGCAGGATTCCAGGTGGCGAGCGATCTCCTGCATCTGGTGGCCGGGGATTGCGCCGTCGAGATACACCGAGAACGAAGACCGAATACTGTCGCAGTTTGTGGTCATTGCGTCACCATCTCTTCGGATGAGTGCATGGCAAAGGAGGACGCGGAATTATTTTGCCGGACGGTTCGTTCGGCGAGGATGAGAGCACGTAGGGCGGAGCGTCCACGTGTGAGCCGCGACTTCACCGTGCCCAGGTTGACATCGAGAATTTCGGCGATCTCTTCGTAGGCAAAACCTTCGATCTCGCGAAGGACAACGACAGTGCGGAATGTTTCGGGAATTTGCCGCAGGGCAGCTTCAACGCGCTCGCGAACCTCGCTTTGGGCCACGTTGTCGAAGGGTGAATTGCCGTCGTCGGCAAGGGTGGCGCTGAGACAGACGCCGTTTCCATCCTCTTCGTGATCGAAGGGAGAATCGATGGTGACTTCCTGCTTCTTATGACGAGACCACCAACGGCGCTGATTAGAGGCTTCGTGCACAGCGATACGGTAGAGCCAGGTGCGAAGACTGGCGTCGCCATTAAAGCTGCGAATGCTACGGAAGACCTTGATAAAGACTTCCTGGGTGATGTCGGCGGCATCGGCTGGATCGTTGATGCTGCGGGCGATGAGGGAGTAGAGAGGCTGGTGGTACTGGGCAATGAGGATGGCGAACGCGTCCTCGGAGCCGGCTTTGAGGTCGGCTACAAGTGCAGCATCTTCGGTGCTGACGCCTATTACGCTCGCTAAATGACCCATTACGATGCCCGCCTGCATACCGGGTGTCCTTTACCTTACGACTTGAGTGAAACAACTGGCAAATAGCAAATCCCAAGCAACAACGCCGCCGGCGGCCGAGTGCTCGCTCACTCTATATGTTTAGACACCAAGAGATAGGAGATAAGTTCCCGGAAACATTCCCGGAACATTGACGAATATCCCCGGCTCCTTCAAAATAAAGAGAGTCCTTCCTAAAGAGTGGGCCTGTGGCGCAGCTGGGAGCGCGCTTCCATGGCATGGAAGAGGTCATCGGTTCGATCCCGATCAGGTCCACCAAATAACCCCTTGAAAATCAAGCGTATGCCGGAAGCGGAACACTCCCTCCCTTCCATGACTTTGTGTCATTTTGTGTCACGCGCGCAGAAGGACTGCGCCGGTTGCTGACGACTGCTCCGGCTTTAGTGGATTCTTTCCGAGTCTTTCGGGGCCGTGCATCCGACTTCCTCAACTCCGAATTGATGGAGTTGATGGTCGATTGAACACTCTCGGGAATCTCCTGCATATAGACATCCGTGGTGGTCGCGGTGCGTGAGTGCCGCATGACCCCCTGAACGTCCTTTACCGTCCCCTTCTTCTGCGCAAGAGTCGCTATCGTTCTGCGGATGACCTGGAAGGTGAGTTTGGGCAACTGGAGTTCGCGAGCGAGCTTGTGGAGGACGCGCTTACGATAGTTGTCCGTGTCGATGAAGCCTCCATCTTCGTTCTGGAAGATGAAATCATCCTCGGACACAGAAGCCGACTCCCTTTTGCCTTTGGCAAAAGCCTGCCGGGCCTTCTCTTCACACTCAAGACGCCACGCCTTCAGGTCGTCTGCCAGCTTTTGCGGAATGTGAATCACGGTAAGGCTCTTTTTGGTCTTGCCCCAATCCCGGATTTTGCCTTTGTAGACCGTTTCCGCGATGGTGAGCGTTAGAGCCTTATAGACGAATCGCTTCCACCGGAAAGCGAAAAGCTCGCTCGGGCGCAAAGCGTTCGTCATATCCAACTCAAGCAGAATGCGGTCTCGAAGATCCAACTTCGAGAGAGCCAGCTTGAGTTGGTCCCATGTCAGAGTCGTGGTGTCGGTCGCTCGCAGTTGTGCGGGGACCTTGAGCTTGCGTGCAGGGTCCTTCACAAGGAAGTCCTGGTCGACCGCCTCGGTGAAGATGTCCCGGATATACGCACGCATCTGCAAGACACGATCCTTTGATCTGGTTAATGCCAGCTTGTTGAGGTGCAATTGCAAGCTGAACTTGTCATGGTTGACCAACGGAATTTCGCCAATCGGTTCAACGATGTCCAGTTGCCAGAGGAATAAGAGAGCCTTGCGGGCTATATGAAAGAGGATGAGCAGCCGCGGTTGGGCCGGAACTTCAGAGTGCGTCTGTTGT
It encodes the following:
- a CDS encoding anti-sigma factor family protein, whose protein sequence is MTTNCDSIRSSFSVYLDGAIPGHQMQEIARHLESCDDCKREFDDLRAMQQSLSMLGPAKAPADLGMKLRLAISHERAAMKSSWKDSFSLKWENTLRPLLVQASAGFAGSVVLVGGIMLLLGMVAAPEPVMANDEPLGAITVPHYLYSAVSPHAITTNHDVPIVVEAYVNEEGRVYDYNIVSGPVDATVKNQVVDQLVMSVFQPASVFGSPVRGRVVLTFAGVSVRG
- a CDS encoding sigma-70 family RNA polymerase sigma factor, whose translation is MGHLASVIGVSTEDAALVADLKAGSEDAFAILIAQYHQPLYSLIARSINDPADAADITQEVFIKVFRSIRSFNGDASLRTWLYRIAVHEASNQRRWWSRHKKQEVTIDSPFDHEEDGNGVCLSATLADDGNSPFDNVAQSEVRERVEAALRQIPETFRTVVVLREIEGFAYEEIAEILDVNLGTVKSRLTRGRSALRALILAERTVRQNNSASSFAMHSSEEMVTQ
- a CDS encoding site-specific integrase, with product MRLLRLSKRREARYHGQQTHSEVPAQPRLLILFHIARKALLFLWQLDIVEPIGEIPLVNHDKFSLQLHLNKLALTRSKDRVLQMRAYIRDIFTEAVDQDFLVKDPARKLKVPAQLRATDTTTLTWDQLKLALSKLDLRDRILLELDMTNALRPSELFAFRWKRFVYKALTLTIAETVYKGKIRDWGKTKKSLTVIHIPQKLADDLKAWRLECEEKARQAFAKGKRESASVSEDDFIFQNEDGGFIDTDNYRKRVLHKLARELQLPKLTFQVIRRTIATLAQKKGTVKDVQGVMRHSRTATTTDVYMQEIPESVQSTINSINSELRKSDARPRKTRKESTKAGAVVSNRRSPSARVTQNDTKSWKGGSVPLPAYA